From the Penaeus vannamei isolate JL-2024 chromosome 20, ASM4276789v1, whole genome shotgun sequence genome, the window aagaagaaagatgaggaaagacCCAGTAAGTAccaaatggaaggaaaaggagggggaagtgaagaaaggaaggCATAATTGAAAACAAGGTCTCGTCAAGGAGGTCGAGTAAGGCCAatcgaaaaagaagcaaaagggaaatggaaagaggaagaaaaaggaatgaatgaaccGGAAAGAAAAGCTAAATCTCATCACTGATATCAATCTtggtaacagaaaaaaaaaataaggataggGAAGTAGGAGAAAACCAAGTGCTCACCATCGAagtcaaaaagaaaagacgaaggagagaaatccAGTGTCATTGAAATCGATCGCGGAAGAAGATCCAACCCCTGGCCCAACCACTGAGGCCAAGCGTcataaaagaggaagtggagtaaaaggagaaggatgataaagaatgaaaggagaagaaacgagCAAGATGAGAGCCAGGAAGACAAGCCAACGTCTCACCGTTGAGGTCGAGCGTGGTGAAGAGGCGGTCGAGCATGGAGGCGGCGGAGCGTCGGTCGGCGCGGGGGACGAGGTCGAGCAGCGCCAGCAGCGCCGCCTCCTCGCTGCTGGCCAGACCTGGGGCGGAGAGGAGGCGTGGCCGCCGCTCAGAGGGGGAGAGGCCCTTGCAAATCTCGCTGAACTGAACTGCCTCTGACTATGAGCGACTTCAGCGCCGGTCGAAGGAGCCTCTCGCATCGGTTGCACTGCTGCACACTCCGAGGCGGGGCGTATTGCTCATCTTTTGAAAacagctgttgttgctgctgtaaaTGCTGGGGTCTTTTCTCCTTGTTTTGATTCGCAATCAACATGAAATATTTCTTGGAATAAGGAGATAGCAAGGCACAGCATATTCCTGATCTCGGAGTGCAATTGCAGTGCAACCGAGGCAGGGCTGAGCGTCCGCTTGCGGCTCAGGGACCGCAGCTGAAGATGACTATTGAAACATCAGCTTGATATCCACATGAAGGACGTGACTTAGCCAAAGATGACATGAAGTGAGAGGGTGACCGCTCACACGCACGTGTCTACAAGTGCGTGTGGGCGTAGGTGAGCGCCCATGCGAGCAAGTGGATCATGATGGAACAAAGAAACATTGAAAGGCCTTCTGTCTCCTACCTGTCGCCTGGCGCTTGACCAGGTGCAGCGCCACCTGAGCGCCATCCTCCGCCCTCGGGGACACGGGCTCGAGGCCGGGGAGGCTCGAGGACGAGGCGGGCGAGAAGCACGCGAGCAGGACCAGCAGGAGGCTCAGGCGGAGCAGGAGTCCCGAGGGAGAGCGAGCACGTCCGCCGGCCATCTCGAAGTCTGTGTGTGGAATGGCGGCTGGGAATGCGTCTAAATCAAGACCTGTTTTGCCATTCGTGTGCCAAAACTACGCCCTTTTCCCGAGCTGTTTGGTCAAGAAAGCTTTTCTTTGTGCAAGTAAGGAAGGCCCTCTGGCTTTCTGTCAAAAGCTGATCAATGTGACCCAACTCACCTTTGGGTCAAGGAAGTGGTCTGGAGGAGCGGCTGCAGGGAGGGCGTGTGGCGTCCAAGGGCCTCACTCGCCCCCTTTATACTCCCTTGGCACTCCTGCTCCTGCCAGAGGCTTCTCTCCGCGGAGGAATTGCGTAAAGAAAACCTTTTAGTGGGACAAAAGgttatccatccccctccccctccccgctcgtcGCTTCCCGCCCTCCCGTAAGGCAATCAGCTGATGGCGCTTTCGAAAAATGTGAAAAGCGTCTCAGTGTCTTTCCTTTGACGCCTGAATTGCCTTGTCGAATGGCCGGACGCCTGCGGAGCGAGACGGGCGGAGGCCGACGCGGCacaaagggagagggcgagggcgtgagAACTTGGGCGCTGGAGCCATCTTCATTGCGTCTTCCGggaatattcttattattccttttcttgtatCCTAATTGGTATTTTTggtttatatatgttattattatctgtatcattgcTATTgggattcttattatcattattatttttatcattattactgataatgccattgtagtaatcattatcattatgatttttaatatcatcagtTGAATATTAATGCCATTACTGCTTCTACCTTATCAACTCATACTGTTACCCTTGTTATTACGATCAGGTTAGTTAACTGTGTTTGATTCCTTTTTAAAATCATGTTGATGCTAACATAAttactcattatatatatcatatatatatacatacatacatatatatatatatatatatatatatatatatatatatattatttcttgtgcatatatataactcagttacctattatatgtatatatatacctacatacaatatatatatatatatatatatatatatatatatatatatatatatatatatatatatatatgtgtgtgtgtgtgtgtgtgtgagtgtgtgtgtgtgtgtgtgtgtgtgtgtgtgtgtgtgtgtgtgtgtgtatgagtgtgtgtgtgtgtgtgtgtgtgtatatatatatatatatatatatatatatatatatatatataattttattttattatcttgtcACTCATTACCCTGGATGGATATATGTTTGTGATGAGATTATTTGGTTGCCAGACTTTCATTTTATGTCTATAGTATTACGTTAGTTACTGGGCTGTTATACTGCTATATTCTTTTATCTCAGGATTATATCATATTACTTGATTCATCAATA encodes:
- the LOC138865152 gene encoding uncharacterized protein, which produces MAGGRARSPSGLLLRLSLLLVLLACFSPASSSSLPGLEPVSPRAEDGAQVALHLVKRQATGLASSEEAALLALLDLVPRADRRSAASMLDRLFTTLDLNGETRRADRLAGVRDRPQAGRHHEPPPLLRLSLLQRLRQLPQRYSSTSVPIHADL